From Arcticibacter tournemirensis, one genomic window encodes:
- a CDS encoding VOC family protein: MLNLKSAHHVAIICSDYSVSKKFYTEVLGLQIISEVFREERQSYKLDLKVGNDFQIELFSFPAPPARVSRPEACGLRHIAFKCDDIDAAVTGLLKHGIEAEPVRTDEITGKRFTFFSDPDQLPIELYESQ, from the coding sequence ATGCTCAACTTGAAGTCGGCTCATCATGTCGCTATTATTTGCTCGGACTATTCTGTGTCGAAAAAATTCTATACAGAGGTTTTGGGCCTTCAGATAATCTCTGAGGTTTTCCGTGAAGAGCGGCAATCATATAAGCTGGATCTGAAGGTTGGGAACGACTTCCAGATCGAGCTTTTTTCATTTCCTGCGCCTCCCGCAAGGGTGTCGCGCCCGGAGGCATGCGGACTGCGGCACATCGCATTTAAATGCGATGATATTGATGCCGCGGTCACCGGGCTTTTAAAGCACGGTATAGAAGCAGAGCCGGTAAGGACCGACGAAATAACAGGAAAACGCTTTACCTTTTTTTCTGACCCTGATCAGTTGCCCATAGAACTTTATGAAAGTCAGTAA
- a CDS encoding energy transducer TonB: MLNDKFDVYRSEWLELVFANRNQEYGAYELRRNYSYTLNKALITASVLFISAVCFPVVYKNLKGADIQSPVSALVPDNDRVILLDMSKIKEATPPAPAPKADVVKIKTTRFVPPRVVRQELVTEEMPEIRELERSTISTKTQDGVELPSDVSPLPASTTGGTGIGVTEGTNSNEPVDFNVVEKFPEYPGGMEAFARFLRKNLRYPASAAENGIAGRVFLSFIVERDGSLTNIKVIKGIGFGCDEEAVRVLKKSPSWSPGIQNKQKVRVQYTLPLLFQFSE, from the coding sequence ATGTTAAACGATAAATTTGATGTTTACAGGAGCGAGTGGCTCGAACTTGTATTCGCTAACAGAAACCAGGAATATGGGGCTTATGAGTTAAGAAGGAACTATTCTTACACTCTTAACAAAGCGCTGATAACCGCCTCTGTTCTTTTTATTTCGGCTGTATGCTTTCCTGTGGTTTACAAGAATCTGAAGGGAGCGGATATACAATCGCCTGTTTCTGCCCTGGTGCCGGACAACGACAGGGTGATCTTGCTCGACATGAGTAAAATAAAGGAGGCGACTCCGCCAGCTCCTGCGCCGAAAGCGGATGTCGTCAAAATTAAAACTACTCGTTTTGTTCCCCCAAGGGTAGTGCGCCAGGAACTTGTAACTGAAGAGATGCCTGAAATCAGGGAGCTTGAAAGAAGTACGATCAGCACAAAAACACAGGATGGTGTTGAATTACCATCAGATGTCAGTCCGCTGCCTGCAAGCACTACAGGTGGGACCGGAATCGGAGTGACAGAGGGTACGAACTCAAATGAACCTGTAGACTTCAATGTCGTAGAGAAGTTTCCTGAATATCCCGGTGGAATGGAAGCCTTTGCCCGGTTCCTTCGTAAAAACCTAAGGTATCCCGCCAGCGCTGCAGAAAATGGTATCGCCGGCAGAGTGTTCCTTAGCTTTATCGTCGAAAGGGACGGCAGTTTAACCAATATAAAGGTGATTAAGGGAATCGGCTTCGGATGCGACGAGGAAGCAGTGCGTGTTCTTAAAAAGTCTCCGTCCTGGTCGCCAGGTATACAGAATAAACAGAAAGTGAGGGTTCAGTATACTTTACCTTTACTGTTCCAGTTTTCTGAATAA